In one Streptomyces marincola genomic region, the following are encoded:
- the iolD gene encoding 3D-(3,5/4)-trihydroxycyclohexane-1,2-dione acylhydrolase (decyclizing) codes for MSARLTVAQALVRFLARQYTERDGLRHRLIDSCWGVFGHGNVAGLGQALVESGHAPGAELPFHQGRNEQAMVHAAVGFARQRNRLSAQAVTTSIGPGATNLVTGAALATVNRLPVLLLPGDTFATRPADPVLQQLEHPGAGDISVNDALRPVSRWFDRVHRPEALVPAALDAMRVLADPAQTGAVTLALPQDVQAEAFDWPDAFFAVRVWPVPRPAPDPAALTAAARAIRAARRPLLVAGGGVHHSEAEDALRELADATGIPVATTQAGKGALPHDHPCEVGGVGHTGSAVADDLAGRADLVIGVGTRWTDFTTASGTLFAEPSVRFVNLSITGHDAHKMGGLPLVADARAGLTALTRALDGHRVAEEYVMEYTAGKERWNAVTRAAFTPRAESDRPTQTHVIGALDAVVGDADVLVNAAGSLPGDLHKLWRARSPRQYHLEYGYSCMGYEIPGAIGVGLAAPGTAVWALVGDGTYLMMPTELVTAVQEGIALKLVLLQNHGYASIGGLSEATGAEGFGTAYRYRAADGSFTGDPLPVDLGANAASLGLTVFRAATCGELRGALAAARAARGPACVYVETDPAATAPPAAAWWDVPVAQTSARPAARRAREEYERRAAGRRRHL; via the coding sequence GTGAGCGCGCGGCTGACCGTGGCCCAGGCCCTCGTCCGCTTCCTGGCCCGGCAGTACACGGAACGGGACGGGCTGCGGCACCGGCTCATCGACTCCTGCTGGGGCGTGTTCGGGCACGGCAACGTGGCGGGCCTCGGGCAGGCGCTGGTCGAGAGCGGCCACGCGCCCGGCGCCGAACTCCCGTTCCACCAGGGGCGCAACGAGCAGGCGATGGTGCACGCGGCCGTCGGCTTCGCACGCCAGCGCAACCGGCTCTCGGCGCAGGCCGTCACCACCTCCATCGGGCCCGGCGCCACGAACCTGGTCACGGGCGCGGCCCTCGCCACCGTCAACCGGCTGCCGGTGCTGCTGCTGCCGGGCGACACGTTCGCGACGCGGCCCGCCGACCCCGTGCTCCAGCAGCTCGAACACCCGGGCGCGGGCGACATCTCGGTGAACGACGCGCTGCGCCCGGTCAGCCGCTGGTTCGACCGCGTGCACCGGCCCGAGGCGCTGGTGCCCGCGGCCCTCGATGCGATGCGCGTGCTGGCCGACCCGGCGCAGACGGGCGCGGTGACGCTGGCCCTGCCGCAGGACGTGCAGGCCGAGGCGTTCGACTGGCCCGACGCGTTCTTCGCCGTGCGCGTGTGGCCGGTGCCGAGGCCCGCGCCCGACCCGGCGGCGCTCACCGCCGCGGCGCGCGCGATCCGGGCCGCGCGCCGCCCGTTGCTCGTGGCCGGCGGAGGGGTGCACCACAGCGAGGCGGAGGACGCGCTGCGGGAGCTGGCCGACGCCACCGGCATCCCGGTGGCCACCACGCAGGCGGGCAAGGGCGCGCTGCCGCACGACCACCCGTGCGAGGTGGGCGGCGTCGGGCACACCGGCTCGGCCGTCGCGGACGACCTGGCCGGGCGCGCCGACCTGGTGATCGGCGTCGGCACCCGCTGGACGGACTTCACCACCGCGTCCGGGACGCTGTTCGCCGAGCCGTCCGTCCGGTTCGTCAACCTGTCGATCACGGGCCATGACGCGCACAAGATGGGCGGGCTGCCCCTGGTCGCGGACGCGCGCGCCGGTCTGACGGCGCTCACGCGGGCGCTCGACGGCCACCGGGTCGCGGAGGAGTACGTGATGGAGTACACGGCGGGCAAGGAGCGCTGGAACGCGGTCACGCGCGCCGCGTTCACCCCGCGCGCCGAGAGCGACCGCCCCACGCAGACGCACGTGATCGGCGCGCTGGACGCGGTCGTCGGGGACGCGGACGTCCTCGTGAACGCGGCCGGCTCGCTGCCGGGCGACCTGCACAAGCTGTGGCGCGCCAGGTCGCCGCGCCAATACCACCTGGAATACGGCTACTCCTGCATGGGCTACGAGATCCCCGGGGCCATCGGCGTCGGCCTGGCCGCGCCGGGCACAGCGGTGTGGGCGCTCGTGGGCGACGGCACGTACCTGATGATGCCGACGGAGCTGGTCACGGCCGTGCAGGAGGGCATCGCGCTGAAGCTCGTGCTGCTCCAGAACCACGGCTACGCGTCCATCGGCGGGCTGTCGGAGGCGACCGGCGCCGAGGGGTTCGGCACCGCCTACCGGTACCGCGCCGCCGACGGCTCGTTCACCGGCGACCCGCTGCCGGTCGACCTGGGCGCGAACGCCGCCTCGCTCGGCCTGACCGTCTTCCGGGCGGCGACCTGCGGGGAGTTGCGGGGCGCGCTGGCGGCGGCGCGCGCCGCCCGGGGGCCCGCGTGCGTGTACGTCGAGACGGACCCGGCGGCCACGGCGCCGCCCGCGGCGGCGTGGTGGGACGTTCCCGTGGCGCAGACCTCGGCCCGGCCGGCCGCGCGGCGGGCCCGCGAGGAGTACGAACGGCGGGCCGCGGGCCGCCGCCGCCACCTGTGA
- a CDS encoding ATP-binding cassette domain-containing protein — protein MSDNDTGARAGRELVRLTGVGKTYGTNRALHGVDLTVRAGEVTCVLGDNGAGKSTLIKIVSGLHRHSEGELLIDGEPARLSSPRDALARGIAAVYQDLATVTLMPVWRNFWLGSELTRGPWPLQRLDIPRMKRVADESLRAMGIALDDMEQPIGSLSGGQRQSVAIARAVHFGARVLILDEPTAALGVKQSGVVLKYVAAARERGLGVVFITHNPHHAYLVGDHFTVLRLGTVELSEPRERVTLEELTLHMAGGAELAALKHELARVGGVDTGSLPDAPARPGTPGERGEDDQHTGTTEDTPDAPGGRERS, from the coding sequence ATGAGCGACAACGACACCGGCGCGCGCGCCGGGCGCGAACTGGTCAGGCTGACCGGCGTCGGCAAGACCTACGGCACCAACCGCGCCCTGCACGGCGTGGACCTCACCGTCAGGGCCGGCGAGGTGACGTGCGTGCTCGGGGACAACGGCGCGGGCAAGTCCACGCTGATCAAGATCGTTTCCGGGCTGCACCGGCACAGCGAGGGCGAACTGCTCATCGACGGCGAACCGGCCCGGCTCTCCTCGCCCCGCGACGCGCTCGCGCGCGGCATCGCCGCCGTCTACCAGGACCTCGCGACCGTCACGCTGATGCCGGTGTGGCGCAACTTCTGGCTCGGCTCGGAACTCACCCGGGGCCCCTGGCCCCTCCAGCGGCTCGACATCCCGCGCATGAAACGCGTCGCGGACGAGTCGCTGCGCGCCATGGGCATCGCGCTCGACGACATGGAGCAGCCCATCGGCTCGCTCTCCGGCGGCCAGCGGCAGTCCGTCGCCATCGCACGCGCCGTGCACTTCGGCGCCCGCGTGCTCATCCTCGACGAGCCGACCGCCGCGCTCGGCGTCAAGCAGTCGGGCGTCGTCCTCAAGTACGTGGCCGCCGCGCGCGAACGCGGCCTCGGCGTCGTGTTCATCACCCACAACCCCCACCACGCCTACCTGGTCGGCGACCACTTCACCGTGCTGCGCCTCGGCACGGTAGAGCTGAGCGAGCCGCGCGAGCGCGTCACGCTTGAGGAACTGACCCTGCACATGGCGGGCGGCGCCGAACTCGCCGCGCTGAAGCACGAACTCGCCCGGGTCGGCGGCGTGGACACCGGCAGCCTCCCCGACGCGCCCGCGCGCCCCGGAACTCCCGGGGAACGTGGGGAAGACGACCAGCACACCGGGACCACCGAGGACACCCCGGACGCCCCCGGAGGCCGGGAACGATCCTGA
- the iolC gene encoding 5-dehydro-2-deoxygluconokinase — protein MAGPLDLITMGRIGVDLYPLETGVPLARVETFGKFLGGSPTNVAVAAARLGRSAAVISRTGRDPFGDYCRQALAEFGVDDRWVTPVDGLPTPVTFCEIFPPDDFPLYFYRQPKAPDLVIEPDELDLASVAAARVFWASGTGLCEEPSRTATLTALAARSAAGGAGRVATVFDLDWRPVFWPEGSAAAARPHYLAALAHATVAVGNVAECEVATGEREPLACAEALLAAGVELAVVKRGPAGVLLAHRDGRVAEVPPHPVEVVNGLGAGDAFGGALCHGLLAGWPPDRLARYANAAGALVAGRLACSAAMPFAHEVDALLAAAAPGGAA, from the coding sequence ATGGCCGGACCGCTGGACCTCATCACCATGGGACGCATCGGCGTTGACCTCTACCCGCTCGAAACCGGTGTGCCGCTGGCGCGCGTGGAGACGTTCGGGAAGTTCCTCGGCGGATCCCCGACGAACGTGGCGGTCGCCGCGGCCAGGCTCGGCCGTTCCGCGGCCGTCATCAGCAGGACGGGCCGCGACCCGTTCGGCGACTACTGCCGTCAGGCCCTCGCGGAGTTCGGCGTCGACGACCGCTGGGTGACGCCCGTCGACGGGCTGCCGACGCCCGTGACGTTCTGCGAGATCTTCCCGCCCGACGACTTCCCGCTGTACTTCTACCGGCAGCCGAAGGCGCCCGACCTGGTGATCGAGCCGGACGAGCTCGATCTGGCCTCCGTCGCGGCGGCGCGCGTGTTCTGGGCGAGCGGCACCGGGCTGTGCGAGGAGCCGAGCAGGACGGCGACGCTCACCGCACTCGCGGCGCGCTCGGCGGCCGGGGGCGCGGGCCGCGTGGCCACGGTGTTCGACCTCGACTGGCGGCCGGTGTTCTGGCCCGAGGGCTCCGCCGCCGCCGCGCGCCCCCACTACCTGGCCGCGCTGGCGCACGCCACGGTCGCGGTGGGGAACGTGGCGGAGTGCGAGGTCGCGACCGGCGAACGCGAGCCCCTGGCGTGCGCCGAGGCGCTGCTGGCCGCCGGGGTGGAGCTCGCGGTCGTCAAACGCGGCCCCGCCGGGGTGCTGCTCGCGCACCGCGACGGCCGGGTGGCCGAGGTGCCGCCGCACCCGGTCGAGGTCGTGAACGGGCTCGGCGCGGGCGACGCGTTCGGCGGCGCGCTGTGCCACGGGCTGCTCGCCGGCTGGCCGCCCGACCGGCTGGCCAGGTACGCGAACGCGGCCGGCGCGCTCGTCGCCGGGCGGCTCGCGTGCTCGGCGGCCATGCCGTTCGCGCACGAGGTGGACGCGCTGCTCGCCGCCGCCGCGCCCGGGGGTGCCGCGTGA
- a CDS encoding sugar ABC transporter substrate-binding protein, whose translation MKRVYRTAGAALCAAGLLLATACSSSTGGKAARERAEEAAAAGVADTPRMKVALITHGAPGDTFWDTVRKGAEAGAQKSNAELVYASDPAVSGQANLIQNAIDQDVDGIAISLANPEGLTGAIQQAAEAGIPVVGLNSGMDTWQDLGLLSFFGQDETVSGQAFGERLNDEGAEHAVCVIHEQGNVGHEARCAGVADTFEGETEILYVEGADMPSVRATIEAKLRQEPAVDYVVALGAPFALTAVDSVADAGSDATVATFDLNTEVVPAIEDGRVEFAVDQQPYLQGYLAIDSLWLYHNNGNFSGGGAEPVLTGPAFVDRDNIGEVAEYARNGTR comes from the coding sequence ATGAAACGTGTGTATCGCACCGCCGGCGCGGCCCTCTGCGCCGCCGGCCTGCTGCTCGCGACGGCCTGTTCGAGCAGTACGGGCGGCAAGGCCGCCCGCGAGCGGGCCGAGGAGGCGGCAGCGGCGGGAGTGGCCGACACCCCGCGCATGAAGGTGGCGCTCATCACACACGGCGCGCCGGGCGACACGTTCTGGGACACCGTGCGCAAGGGCGCGGAAGCCGGCGCGCAGAAGAGCAACGCCGAGCTGGTCTACGCCAGCGACCCGGCGGTCTCGGGGCAGGCCAACCTCATCCAGAACGCCATCGACCAGGACGTCGACGGCATCGCCATCTCGCTGGCCAACCCGGAGGGCCTGACCGGCGCGATCCAGCAGGCCGCGGAGGCGGGCATACCCGTCGTCGGCCTCAACTCCGGCATGGACACGTGGCAGGACCTCGGCCTGCTGTCGTTCTTCGGGCAGGACGAGACCGTCTCGGGGCAGGCGTTCGGCGAGCGGCTGAACGACGAGGGCGCCGAGCACGCCGTCTGCGTCATCCACGAGCAGGGCAACGTCGGCCACGAGGCGCGCTGCGCGGGCGTGGCCGACACCTTCGAGGGCGAGACGGAGATCCTGTACGTGGAGGGCGCCGACATGCCGTCGGTGCGCGCCACCATCGAGGCCAAGCTGCGGCAGGAGCCCGCCGTCGACTACGTGGTGGCGCTGGGCGCGCCGTTCGCGCTGACGGCCGTCGACTCGGTCGCGGACGCAGGCAGCGACGCGACGGTCGCGACGTTCGACCTCAACACCGAGGTGGTGCCGGCGATCGAGGACGGGCGGGTCGAGTTCGCCGTCGACCAGCAGCCCTACCTCCAGGGCTACCTCGCCATCGACAGCCTGTGGCTGTACCACAACAACGGCAACTTCAGCGGGGGCGGCGCGGAACCCGTGCTCACCGGGCCGGCGTTCGTCGACCGGGACAACATCGGCGAGGTCGCCGAGTACGCCAGGAACGGCACCCGGTGA
- a CDS encoding Cgl0159 family (beta/alpha)8-fold protein codes for MSIDVTELVTVRSRHPEAIAEAAARRARRPLLGERGRLLIIAADHPARGALAVGGRKLAMGNRLDLLERLTLALSRPGVDGVLGTADILDDLLLLGALERKVVIGSMNRGGLAGSVFELDDRFTGHRAEDIARLGFDAGKLLLRIDRSDAGSLSTLHAAARTVDEMAARRLPVFVEPFLCRRVDGRVTSDLGAEAVATSLAIASGLGGTSAYTWLKVPVAAAPEATERALAATTLPAVLLGGDVTADQDAVFGRWRAALRLPTVRGLVVGRALLYPPDGDVAKAVDTAVGLL; via the coding sequence GTGAGCATCGACGTCACCGAGCTGGTGACCGTGCGCAGCCGCCACCCGGAGGCGATCGCCGAGGCCGCGGCCCGGCGGGCGCGCCGCCCGCTGCTGGGCGAACGCGGCCGGCTGCTGATCATCGCCGCGGACCACCCGGCGCGCGGCGCGCTGGCCGTCGGCGGCCGGAAGCTCGCCATGGGCAACCGGCTCGACCTGCTGGAACGGCTGACGCTCGCGCTGTCGCGGCCCGGCGTGGACGGGGTGCTCGGCACCGCCGACATCCTGGACGACCTGCTGCTGCTCGGCGCGCTGGAACGCAAGGTGGTCATCGGCTCGATGAACCGCGGCGGCCTGGCCGGTTCGGTGTTCGAGCTGGACGACCGGTTCACCGGGCACAGGGCCGAGGACATCGCGCGGCTCGGGTTCGACGCGGGCAAGCTGCTGCTGCGCATCGACCGTTCCGACGCCGGGTCGCTCAGCACCCTGCACGCGGCGGCCAGGACGGTGGACGAGATGGCGGCGCGGCGGCTCCCGGTGTTCGTCGAGCCGTTCCTGTGCCGCCGCGTCGACGGGCGGGTGACCTCGGACCTGGGCGCCGAGGCCGTCGCGACGTCGCTCGCCATCGCCTCCGGGCTCGGCGGCACCTCCGCCTACACGTGGCTGAAGGTGCCGGTGGCCGCCGCCCCCGAGGCGACCGAACGCGCGCTGGCCGCCACGACCCTGCCGGCCGTCCTGCTCGGCGGCGACGTGACCGCCGACCAGGACGCCGTGTTCGGGCGGTGGCGCGCCGCGCTGCGGCTGCCGACCGTGCGCGGCCTCGTCGTGGGCCGCGCCCTGCTGTACCCGCCGGACGGCGACGTGGCGAAGGCCGTGGACACCGCCGTCGGTCTGCTCTGA
- the iolB gene encoding 5-deoxy-glucuronate isomerase, whose translation MTVNARTEAAARRHLPAGSASAGPYSLDISPASAGWAHSSLRILPLAPGGLHTFATGDSEWIVLPLAGSCTVTAEGRTFELAGRTDVFTAVSDFAYVPRDAEATVASAGGGRFALAGARCARRLPARRGAAEGVPVELRGAGACSRQVNNFAAAGVFEADRLIAVEVLTPGGNWSSYPPHKHDEAVPGAESRLEEIYYYEIAAAPGGPGAEGVGYQRVTPAGPGGTDVLAEVRGGDAVLIPDGWHGPSIAAPGHDMYYLNVMAGPDAERAWLISDHPDHAWVRDRWRDEVPDPRLPLYAPGAPGAGR comes from the coding sequence TTGACCGTGAACGCACGCACCGAGGCCGCCGCCCGCCGCCACCTGCCCGCCGGGTCCGCTAGCGCGGGCCCCTACAGCCTGGACATCTCGCCCGCGAGCGCCGGCTGGGCGCACTCCTCGCTGCGGATACTGCCGCTCGCGCCCGGCGGCCTGCACACGTTCGCCACCGGTGACAGCGAGTGGATCGTGCTGCCGCTGGCCGGCTCCTGCACGGTCACCGCCGAGGGGCGCACGTTCGAACTCGCGGGCCGCACCGATGTGTTCACGGCCGTCTCCGACTTCGCCTACGTGCCGCGCGACGCCGAGGCGACGGTCGCCTCCGCGGGCGGCGGCCGGTTCGCGCTGGCCGGCGCGCGCTGCGCGCGCCGGCTGCCCGCGCGCCGGGGCGCGGCCGAGGGCGTGCCGGTGGAGCTGCGCGGCGCGGGCGCCTGCTCGCGGCAGGTCAACAACTTCGCCGCCGCCGGGGTGTTCGAGGCGGACCGGCTGATCGCCGTCGAGGTCCTGACGCCCGGCGGCAACTGGTCCTCCTACCCGCCGCACAAGCACGACGAGGCGGTGCCGGGCGCCGAGTCCCGCCTTGAGGAGATCTACTACTACGAGATCGCCGCCGCGCCCGGCGGCCCGGGGGCCGAGGGCGTCGGCTACCAGCGCGTCACCCCGGCGGGGCCGGGCGGCACGGACGTGCTGGCAGAAGTGCGCGGCGGCGACGCGGTGCTGATCCCCGACGGCTGGCACGGCCCGTCCATCGCGGCGCCCGGGCACGACATGTACTACCTGAACGTCATGGCAGGTCCGGACGCGGAACGCGCGTGGCTGATCAGCGACCATCCCGACCACGCGTGGGTCAGGGACCGCTGGCGGGACGAAGTCCCCGATCCCAGGCTGCCGTTGTACGCCCCGGGCGCGCCGGGGGCGGGCCGGTGA
- a CDS encoding ABC transporter permease — protein sequence MTAPSLPRRVLSRPEMGALIGALAVYVLFWAVAPTFRQLDSLSTVLYQSSTLGIMGLAVALLMIGGEFDLSAGVAVTSSALTASMVAFQFTLNVWSGVLVALVLSLAIGAFNGLMLVRTRLPSFLITLGTFLMLQGLNLAITKAVTGNVATDSIRDMEGFEQARQVFSSTLGIGGTNIRVTVLWWLGFAALAAWVLLRTKYGNWIFAAGGDQDSARAVGVPVAFVKVSLFMLVGFTAWFVGMHQLFAFNTIQSGGGVGNELLYIAAAVIGGCLLTGGYGSITGPVIGAFLFGMVSQGIVYADWDPDWFMFFLGAMLLLATLLNLYVRKQATRRRGA from the coding sequence GTGACCGCCCCGTCCCTGCCCCGCCGGGTACTGTCCCGGCCCGAGATGGGCGCCCTCATCGGGGCGCTCGCGGTGTACGTCCTGTTCTGGGCGGTGGCGCCGACGTTCCGGCAGCTCGACTCCCTGTCCACGGTGCTGTACCAGTCCTCGACGCTCGGCATCATGGGCCTGGCGGTCGCGCTGCTGATGATCGGCGGCGAGTTCGACCTCTCGGCGGGCGTCGCGGTCACGTCATCGGCGCTGACGGCCAGCATGGTCGCGTTCCAGTTCACCCTGAACGTGTGGTCGGGCGTGCTGGTCGCGCTCGTCCTGTCCCTCGCGATCGGCGCGTTCAACGGGCTGATGCTGGTGCGGACCCGGCTGCCGAGCTTCCTGATCACCCTGGGCACGTTCCTTATGCTCCAGGGCCTGAACCTGGCCATCACCAAGGCCGTCACCGGCAATGTCGCGACCGACTCCATCCGCGACATGGAGGGTTTCGAGCAGGCGCGCCAGGTCTTCTCCTCCACCCTCGGCATCGGCGGCACCAACATCCGCGTCACCGTCCTGTGGTGGCTCGGCTTCGCGGCGCTGGCCGCCTGGGTCCTGCTGCGCACCAAGTACGGCAACTGGATCTTCGCGGCGGGCGGCGACCAGGACAGCGCGCGGGCGGTCGGCGTGCCCGTGGCGTTCGTCAAGGTCAGCCTGTTCATGCTGGTCGGCTTCACCGCCTGGTTCGTCGGCATGCACCAGCTGTTCGCGTTCAACACGATCCAGTCCGGCGGCGGCGTCGGCAACGAACTCCTCTACATCGCGGCGGCGGTCATCGGCGGCTGCCTCCTGACCGGCGGCTACGGCTCGATCACCGGGCCGGTCATCGGCGCGTTCCTGTTCGGCATGGTCTCCCAGGGCATCGTGTACGCGGACTGGGACCCGGACTGGTTCATGTTCTTCCTCGGCGCGATGCTGCTGCTCGCCACGCTCCTCAACCTCTACGTCCGCAAGCAGGCCACCCGGAGGCGCGGCGCATGA